The nucleotide sequence TGTTGTCGCGACAGGGCGAAGGCCGCGTCGCGCTGTTGCTGTCCGATCACATCTGGCTGTGGGCGCGCGGCTATGAAGGCGGCGGCCCGCATCTCGATCTGCTGCGGCGGATGTCGCACTGGCTGATGAAGCAGCCGGACCTCGACGAGGAAGCGCTGCGGCTCAAGGTGGAAGGACGCGATCTCGTTGTCGTGCGGCAGACCATGGCCGACGCCGTGGTGCCCGTTACTGTCACCTCGCCATCGGGCGTGACGCGTCAGGTCAACCTAACCGCGGCCGATCCCGGCGAATGGCGCGCCTCGCTCAGCGCCGATGAACTCGGCCTTTGGCAGGCGACCGACGGTTCGCTCAAGGCGCTGATCAATGTCGGCCCGGTCAATCCGAAAGAGTTCGCCGAGGTGACATCTACGACAGAAGCGCTGCGTCCGCTTGTGCAGGCAACCGGCGGCGATACCCGCCGCGTAGCTGACAGCGGCAGCATCGATCTGCCGCGCGTGCTGCCGGTGCGCGCCTCCACTGTGTTTCGCGGCGAAGGCTGGCTCGGGGTCAAGATGCGCGACGCCAGTGTCGTGCGCGGCATCGGCGTACTGCCGATCTTCGCCGGCCTGATCGGGCTGCTGTTGCTGCTCGGGGCATTCGCCAGCACCTGGCTGCGCGAAGGCCGCTAACAGGTCCAACCGGCATCAGCCATTGGCCGACTGGGCCAATGGGCACCTGGTCAGAAAAATCCTCGAGAGTGAGAGATTACGCGGCCGAACGCCGTGCCGCCGCGACCGACAGTATCGAGATGAGCTCCGACAACGGCACATGAATGCTGACCGGCTTCAACTTGAGCTGGAAGGTCATGATCGCTTCGTGGCAGCGAAGTCCCTTCCCGCCTTTGACCAGACCCAGATCCCGAATGAGCTTGTAGGTTTTACCGTCAGCCATTCGCACAAGACGGACGTTCTCAAAATACTTGAGCATTCACGCTCTCCTCGCACGAATGAGAACAGCCGTTCGTTACGATTCGGTCAACCATACCGCCCGTATCCCGTACGCCGCCATCACTGAGCCGGTAAGCGCTGACGACCTACGCGGCCCAGTCAATCCTGTGTCCTTTTGGCCTCGTGCGGCGGCTTTTCTTCCTCGCGTCCAGCCTTCGCGTGTTGACACCCCGCCCCCGACCGGCGATGTTATAATATAACATCCGAAACCGGCCCTATCAGGACTGGATGCGGATGGGACGGGGCGTAATTCCTGATGAACTGGCTGAGATCAAAGGCGAAAAGACTGTCGCTGCTGGCGCTGTTTGCGGTGGCGTTGCAGCTTGGCCTGTCGTTCGACCATACCCATCACGATGTCGCCGAAGCCGGTATTTCGGTTTCTGCGAGCCTGTCGCTCGCCTCGACGCCTGACGCCGATCACGACCATCAGGGCGTCCACCGCGACCTGTGCGCGATCTGCGTCACGGTCGCGATGGCCAACACTCTTGTCGCTGCGACGCCTCCTTCGCTGGCACTCCCGCTAGCAACCACGGCGCTGCAGACCGCTTTTCATCCCGAAGCCATCGCATCCGACTCCCGCCGGAGCGCATTTCGCTCCCGCGCCCCACCGCAAGCCTGACTCGAATTGTTGTTCCGATCCCGATGGTCGCCGCGCAGCGGTGATCGCGGGACATTCGAGGTTAAGCCGCCCGACTCCGCAAAGACGGACACGGCGGCATCAGGATCCATGCATCATGTCGTACAAGTTTCTTCGTGCCTCATTGGCCGGCGGCTCCGCCGTCGCGATGGCGCTTCTCTTCAACAACACGGCGCGGTCGCAGCAGGCCGATCCCGGCGGCGGCACAACACTGCCCGAGATCGTCGTGCAGGCGCCGAGCCCGATCCAGCGGCCGCACCGGCATCGCGCTGAACCCGGCCGCACCACAGCCGCAGCGCCACCCGCTGCTCCTGCGCCAAATCCGGAGACCTATGCGGGCACGCTGCCGATCGTCACCGATCAGTTCGCCACCGTCACCGTGGTGCCGAACGAGGAAATCCGCCGCAGCGCGGCTTCGACGCTCGGCGATCTCCTGAACAACAAGCCCGGCATCACGGGCTCGTCGTTCGCGCCCGGCGCATCGAGCCGCCCCATTATTCGCGGGCTCGACGTCAACCGCGTCGGCATTGTGGAAAACGGCATCGGCAGCAACGGCGCATCCGATCTCGGCGAAGATCATTTCGTGCCGATCGATCCGCTGTCCACCAATCAGGTCGAAGTCATTCGCGGCCCGGCGACGCTGCGCTACGGATCGCAATCGATCGGCGGCGTGGTCAACGCCAGCAACAACCGCATCCCCGAAACCCTGCCGTGCAGCGCGGTGCCGTCGATCCAGACCTACGGCTACAACGTCAAGGCGCCGCAGCTTTCAGCTTCGAACCCCTGCGCCAGCTTCGAGGCGCGCTCGGCGCTGTCGAGCGTCGATCGCGGACGTGAAGGTGCTGTGCTGCTCGATGCAGCCGGAAACAACGTCGCGATCCATGCCGACGCCTTCGCACGCAAGACCGAAGACTACAGCGTGCCGAATTCGCCTTACCGCTTCGATCCGAACCGGCCGTTCGCCGGCAAGCAGCCGAACTCCGCAACACAGTCCGACGGCGCATCGATCGGCGGATCGTACTTCTTCGCGGGCGGCTTCATCGGCGCGGCCGTGCAGCAGAACAACAGCATTTATGGTATTCCCGGCATCGACGGCGAAGAGCACCGCACCCGCATCAGCGCGCGGCAGACCAAGCTGACGGTCAAGGGCGATTACCATCCCGACTCCGCCGCCGTTGAGGTGATCCGCTTCTGGGCCGGCGCCACCGACTACAAGCACAACGAAATCGGCCTCGCCGATCCGGCGGATTTCTCCAGCGATGGCGTGCGTCAGACCTTCACCAATAAGGAGCAGGAAGGCCGCGTCGAGGTACAATTCATGCCGCTGAACCTGCGTTTCGCAGCATTGACCACCGCTATCGGCGTGCAGGCGTCGCATCAGGAACTGACCGCGCCAAGCCCTGACGATCCGGGCAGTCCGCTCAACGGCCTGTGGGATCCGAACAAGAACACCAAGGTCGCGGGATACATTTTCAACGAGCTGAAATTCAGCGAGGTCACCAAGGCGCAGGTCGCGGCCCGCGTCGAGCACGTCAATCTGACCGGCACCATGCCGAGCTTCATCCCGGAGTTGTTCGATCTCAACGTCGATCCTGCCGGGATCGGCCCTGCCACGGCGCGCAACCTGAACTTTACGCCGACGAGCGGCAGCGTCGGCCTGATCCAGAATCTGCCGTGGAATCTCGTGGCCAGCATCACCGGTCAATACACCGAGCGCGCGCCGAAGCCTGCCGAGCTGTTCTCGCGCGGCGGACACGATGCAACCGTCACCTTCGACGTCGGCAATCCGAATCTCGGCATCGAGACCGCGAAGTCGGTCGAGGTGGGGCTACGGAAGGCAACGGGTCCGTTCCGGTTCGAACTGACCGGTTATGTCACGCGCTTCGACGGCTTCATCTATCGCCGGCTCACCGGCAATACGTGTGAGGACGTCGCGTGCGTCGCAGGCCCCGGCCTCGAACTCAACCAGGCGATCTATTCGCAGAAGGACGCAAACTTCCGTGGCGCTGAATTCCAGTTCCAGTACGACGTGCTGCCGGTCTGGGCCGGTCAGTTCGGCGTCGAGGGGCAGTATGACGTCGTTCGCGCCACCTTCACCGACGGCACCAACGTGCCGCGCATTCCGCCGCAACGGCTCGGCGGAGGTGTCTACTATCGCGACGCCAACTGGCTCGCGCGCGTCAACCTGCTGCATGCCTTCGCGCAGAACAACA is from Afipia massiliensis and encodes:
- a CDS encoding DUF2946 family protein; the encoded protein is MNWLRSKAKRLSLLALFAVALQLGLSFDHTHHDVAEAGISVSASLSLASTPDADHDHQGVHRDLCAICVTVAMANTLVAATPPSLALPLATTALQTAFHPEAIASDSRRSAFRSRAPPQA
- a CDS encoding TonB-dependent receptor; this encodes MSYKFLRASLAGGSAVAMALLFNNTARSQQADPGGGTTLPEIVVQAPSPIQRPHRHRAEPGRTTAAAPPAAPAPNPETYAGTLPIVTDQFATVTVVPNEEIRRSAASTLGDLLNNKPGITGSSFAPGASSRPIIRGLDVNRVGIVENGIGSNGASDLGEDHFVPIDPLSTNQVEVIRGPATLRYGSQSIGGVVNASNNRIPETLPCSAVPSIQTYGYNVKAPQLSASNPCASFEARSALSSVDRGREGAVLLDAAGNNVAIHADAFARKTEDYSVPNSPYRFDPNRPFAGKQPNSATQSDGASIGGSYFFAGGFIGAAVQQNNSIYGIPGIDGEEHRTRISARQTKLTVKGDYHPDSAAVEVIRFWAGATDYKHNEIGLADPADFSSDGVRQTFTNKEQEGRVEVQFMPLNLRFAALTTAIGVQASHQELTAPSPDDPGSPLNGLWDPNKNTKVAGYIFNELKFSEVTKAQVAARVEHVNLTGTMPSFIPELFDLNVDPAGIGPATARNLNFTPTSGSVGLIQNLPWNLVASITGQYTERAPKPAELFSRGGHDATVTFDVGNPNLGIETAKSVEVGLRKATGPFRFELTGYVTRFDGFIYRRLTGNTCEDVACVAGPGLELNQAIYSQKDANFRGAEFQFQYDVLPVWAGQFGVEGQYDVVRATFTDGTNVPRIPPQRLGGGVYYRDANWLARVNLLHAFAQNNIGDIETSTPGYNRLRAELSYTTKLAKSDWWGAQEVRFGVVGDNLLNEEIRNSVSYSKDQVLMPGLGVRMFANVKY